A single Tenacibaculum sp. 190524A02b DNA region contains:
- a CDS encoding peptidoglycan DD-metalloendopeptidase family protein, with amino-acid sequence MRKFTLALVILIAFFSCKKEKPVVITPVKVVEKPKPVFLHGFNLDNYNVVNDTIKNGESFGVILDRHHVMYPKINKIATVIKDTFDVRRVRSGKAYTILTTKDSLQKAQVFIYKHNKITSTVINFQDSIIEAYKHRKKVTTLEKEIAGEISSSLSITMDSLGLQPTLTNSVADIYAWTLDFYRLQKGDTFKLIFEEKFINDTTFVGYGEVKAAIFKHKGEDLYAYQFVADSIKNVAEYYDEKGNMLRSTFLKSPIKFQYRISSRYNLRRRIKLYGNRIRPHKGTDFAAPYGTPIMTTASGTVIESRRRGGNGNYVKVKHNSTYSTQYLHMKRRKVRVGDYVKQGDIIGWVGMTGNTSGPHVCYRFWKNGRQVDPFREKLPSAKPLVDSLKPKYFKFIKPLKQQLDSIPSFTKEIPNLVEKEIIATE; translated from the coding sequence TTGAGAAAATTCACCCTAGCACTCGTCATTCTTATCGCATTTTTTTCTTGTAAAAAAGAAAAACCAGTTGTAATAACACCTGTTAAAGTGGTTGAAAAACCCAAACCAGTGTTTTTACATGGTTTTAATTTAGATAACTATAATGTAGTGAATGACACGATAAAAAATGGTGAAAGTTTTGGTGTTATTTTAGATAGACATCATGTTATGTATCCAAAAATTAATAAAATTGCCACTGTTATAAAGGATACTTTTGATGTAAGAAGAGTGAGATCCGGAAAAGCATATACTATATTAACTACCAAAGATTCACTACAAAAAGCACAAGTGTTTATATACAAACACAATAAAATTACATCCACCGTAATTAATTTTCAAGATTCAATTATAGAAGCTTATAAGCATAGAAAAAAGGTAACAACATTAGAAAAAGAAATTGCTGGTGAAATATCCTCAAGCTTATCTATAACTATGGATAGTTTAGGGTTACAGCCTACACTTACTAATTCTGTGGCTGATATTTATGCATGGACGTTAGATTTTTATAGATTACAAAAGGGAGATACATTTAAACTAATTTTTGAAGAAAAGTTTATTAATGATACCACGTTTGTAGGATATGGAGAAGTAAAAGCTGCTATCTTTAAGCATAAAGGTGAAGACTTGTATGCCTACCAGTTTGTTGCCGATAGTATTAAAAACGTAGCAGAGTATTATGATGAAAAGGGAAATATGTTAAGAAGTACCTTTTTAAAATCGCCTATAAAATTTCAATATAGAATTTCTTCAAGATATAATTTAAGAAGACGTATAAAACTGTATGGTAATAGGATACGACCACATAAAGGAACTGATTTTGCAGCTCCGTATGGAACACCTATTATGACTACGGCTAGCGGAACAGTAATAGAATCTAGAAGAAGAGGTGGTAATGGTAACTATGTAAAAGTGAAACATAATAGTACCTATTCTACACAGTACTTACACATGAAAAGAAGAAAGGTACGTGTTGGAGACTATGTAAAACAAGGCGATATTATAGGTTGGGTTGGAATGACGGGGAATACTAGTGGTCCTCATGTATGCTATCGTTTTTGGAAAAATGGAAGGCAAGTAGATCCTTTTCGTGAAAAATTACCTTCTGCAAAACCTTTAGTAGATAGTTTAAAACCAAAGTATTTTAAGTTTATAAAACCTTTAAAACAACAGTTAGATAGTATTCCTTCATTTACAAAAGAAATTCCTAATTTAGTTGAAAAAGAAATAATAGCTACAGAGTAA
- a CDS encoding DUF3108 domain-containing protein, translated as MKKNKIIILLLLVAANIWSQEEVVPAFKGGEWLRYKMSYSGFLRAGTAVLELKEEELKSKKVIHATGKGWTTGMVSWFFEVDDTYESYFDSQEVKPYLFKRDINEGGYKTKRNITFNHENNTAYIQDFIKQKDSVVSVNGPQDMISTFYFLRSHNTKKMKKGEEINVDMFFDGKSFPFKLKFLGYDTLSTKFGKVKTQMFRPLVQAGRVFKAQESVTVWITADDNKIPIKMKASLAVGSLRAELEAYKGLANPFEIIID; from the coding sequence ATGAAAAAAAATAAAATTATAATATTATTACTTTTAGTAGCTGCTAATATATGGTCGCAAGAAGAGGTTGTACCAGCTTTCAAAGGAGGCGAGTGGTTACGTTATAAGATGAGTTACAGTGGTTTTTTAAGAGCAGGAACTGCCGTTTTAGAACTAAAAGAAGAGGAGTTAAAAAGCAAAAAAGTAATTCATGCTACAGGAAAAGGTTGGACAACAGGTATGGTAAGTTGGTTTTTTGAAGTAGATGATACTTATGAAAGCTATTTTGATTCGCAGGAAGTTAAACCTTATCTCTTTAAAAGAGATATTAACGAAGGTGGATATAAAACGAAGCGAAATATTACCTTCAACCATGAAAATAATACTGCTTATATACAAGATTTTATAAAACAGAAAGATAGTGTAGTCTCTGTTAATGGACCACAAGACATGATTTCTACTTTTTATTTTTTAAGAAGTCACAATACTAAGAAAATGAAGAAAGGCGAAGAGATTAATGTAGACATGTTTTTTGATGGTAAAAGTTTTCCGTTTAAATTAAAGTTTTTAGGATATGATACATTAAGTACGAAGTTTGGAAAAGTAAAAACACAAATGTTCCGTCCTTTAGTACAGGCAGGTAGAGTTTTTAAAGCACAAGAAAGTGTAACTGTTTGGATTACTGCAGATGATAATAAAATACCGATTAAAATGAAGGCTTCTTTAGCAGTTGGCTCTTTAAGAGCAGAGTTAGAAGCATATAAAGGATTAGCAAATCCGTTTGAAATAATTATAGATTAA
- a CDS encoding tryptophan 2,3-dioxygenase family protein: MSKEEILKALEKKYENLDVPLNSMLEGLLWSKPITYWDYIQTDALLGLQIPRTTEADEMVFIMYHQVNEIIFKMVLWEIDQVAKATELTAEKFSKHLMRISRYFDMLCSSFNVMAEGMDIEQYLKFRNTLTPASGFQSAQYRKIEFASTELINLIDARYRDTIDRDSSFKNAYQHLYWQAAGVDHKTGEKSTLIKLFEKKYMGDFIDFMEDYNDCNLSKKFQELPKEVQENEELIQAMRHYDYSVNVKWVMAHYNAAGKYLGGDDSALEATGGSNWRKYLHPKYQRRVFFPYVWSEEELKNWGTF, from the coding sequence ATGAGCAAAGAAGAAATTTTAAAGGCATTAGAAAAAAAGTATGAAAATTTAGACGTGCCTTTAAATTCCATGTTAGAAGGTTTACTATGGAGTAAGCCAATTACCTATTGGGATTATATTCAAACAGATGCACTACTTGGATTACAAATACCAAGAACCACTGAAGCAGATGAGATGGTATTTATTATGTACCATCAAGTAAATGAAATCATCTTTAAAATGGTGTTGTGGGAAATAGATCAGGTGGCAAAAGCAACGGAATTAACCGCAGAAAAATTCTCAAAACATTTAATGAGAATTAGTCGATACTTTGATATGTTATGTAGTTCTTTCAATGTAATGGCAGAGGGAATGGATATTGAGCAGTATTTAAAGTTTAGAAATACATTAACACCTGCAAGTGGTTTTCAAAGTGCGCAATATCGTAAAATAGAATTTGCTTCAACTGAATTAATAAATTTAATAGATGCACGCTACCGAGATACTATTGATAGAGATTCTTCGTTTAAAAATGCATACCAACATTTGTATTGGCAAGCGGCAGGAGTAGATCATAAAACAGGAGAGAAATCAACCTTAATTAAGTTGTTTGAGAAAAAATACATGGGAGATTTTATCGACTTTATGGAAGATTATAATGACTGTAACTTGTCAAAGAAGTTTCAAGAGCTGCCAAAAGAAGTTCAAGAAAATGAAGAATTAATACAAGCAATGCGCCACTATGATTATTCAGTAAATGTAAAATGGGTAATGGCGCATTATAACGCGGCTGGAAAATATTTGGGAGGAGATGATTCGGCATTAGAGGCCACAGGAGGAAGTAATTGGCGTAAGTATTTACATCCTAAGTATCAAAGAAGAGTTTTCTTTCCATACGTGTGGAGTGAGGAAGAACTAAAAAATTGGGGTACTTTTTAA
- the hppD gene encoding 4-hydroxyphenylpyruvate dioxygenase, with protein sequence MSKEIKSVNYGLEKIFEGAQDFLPLLGTDYVEFYVGNAKQSAHFYKTAFGFQSHAYKGLETGSRDSVSYVLKQDKIRLVLTTPLNSKSPINDHIVKHGDGVKIVALWVEDARKAYEETTKRGAKSYMEPVVETDEHGEVVRAGIYTYGETVHMFVERKNYNGTFLPGFKEWKTDYNPPSAGLKFIDHMVGNVGWNQMDKWVKWYEDVMGFVNFLSFDDKQIHTEYSALMSKVMSNGNGRIKFPINEPAKAAKRSQIEEYLDFYEGEGVQHIAVATDDIIKTVAQLKANGVEFLPPPPQAYYDMIPERLGEHMSIMKEDISKLQELSILVDADEEGYLLQIFTKPVEDRPTLFFEIIQRMGARGFGAGNFKALFESIEREQQLRGTL encoded by the coding sequence ATGTCAAAAGAAATAAAATCAGTAAACTACGGTTTAGAAAAAATATTTGAAGGAGCACAAGACTTTCTTCCGCTTTTAGGAACAGATTATGTTGAGTTTTACGTTGGTAATGCAAAGCAATCTGCTCACTTTTATAAAACAGCTTTCGGATTTCAATCACATGCTTATAAAGGACTCGAAACTGGTTCTAGAGATTCTGTAAGCTATGTGTTAAAACAGGATAAAATACGTTTAGTATTAACCACTCCATTAAATAGTAAATCACCAATTAATGATCATATCGTTAAGCATGGAGATGGAGTTAAGATTGTGGCACTTTGGGTAGAAGATGCCAGAAAAGCGTATGAAGAAACTACAAAGAGAGGTGCAAAATCATATATGGAACCTGTAGTAGAAACAGATGAACATGGAGAAGTTGTAAGAGCGGGTATTTATACGTATGGAGAAACGGTACACATGTTTGTGGAGCGTAAAAATTATAACGGAACATTTTTACCAGGATTTAAAGAGTGGAAAACAGATTACAATCCACCAAGTGCCGGGCTTAAATTTATTGATCATATGGTTGGTAATGTTGGTTGGAACCAAATGGATAAATGGGTAAAATGGTATGAAGATGTAATGGGATTTGTTAATTTTTTATCTTTTGATGACAAGCAAATCCATACAGAATACTCAGCATTAATGAGTAAAGTAATGTCAAATGGAAATGGAAGAATAAAGTTTCCAATAAATGAACCAGCCAAAGCTGCTAAGCGTTCACAAATTGAAGAGTATTTAGATTTTTATGAAGGAGAAGGTGTACAGCATATTGCAGTTGCTACGGATGATATTATTAAAACAGTAGCACAATTAAAAGCTAACGGAGTAGAGTTTTTACCACCACCACCGCAAGCGTATTATGATATGATTCCTGAGCGTTTAGGAGAACATATGTCTATTATGAAAGAAGATATTTCAAAATTACAAGAGTTGTCAATTTTAGTAGATGCTGATGAAGAAGGATATCTTTTACAAATATTTACCAAGCCAGTTGAAGATAGGCCAACATTGTTCTTTGAAATAATTCAACGTATGGGAGCAAGAGGATTTGGAGCAGGAAATTTCAAGGCTTTATTTGAGTCTATTGAAAGAGAACAACAGTTAAGAGGAACACTTTAA
- a CDS encoding homogentisate 1,2-dioxygenase has translation MPFYHKLGSIPPKRHTQFRKPNGDLYYEQLFGTIGFDGMSTNSYHEFRPTMVKEIRKQYSVAPKVAKENNIQSYRLRGFQVPQINDYLESRKVVLTNSDCNIILSAPKESTKEYFYKNTDADEVIFVHKGTGKLRTMLGNLDFKYGDYLVIPRGVIYKLDFDSDDNRLFIVESYRPVYTPKRYRNWFGQLLEHSPFCERDIRRPEELETHNEKGDFVIKIKKKNEIFEMVYASHPFDVIGYDGYNYPYAFSIHDFEPITGRIHQPPPVHQTFETDAFVICSFVPRLYDYHPDSIPAPYNHSNIDSDEVLYYVDGDFMSRNDIEAGHISLHPAGIPHGPHPGATERSIGKTDTEELAVMVDTFKPLMVTEEAMKIADEDYFKSWLE, from the coding sequence ATGCCTTTTTATCATAAACTTGGGAGTATTCCTCCTAAAAGACATACACAGTTTAGAAAACCTAACGGAGATTTGTATTATGAGCAACTTTTCGGAACCATAGGTTTTGATGGAATGTCAACCAATAGCTACCATGAATTTAGACCAACTATGGTCAAAGAAATCAGAAAACAATATTCGGTAGCTCCAAAAGTAGCTAAAGAAAATAATATTCAATCGTATCGATTAAGAGGGTTTCAAGTACCTCAAATAAATGATTATCTAGAAAGTAGAAAAGTTGTTTTAACAAATTCAGATTGTAACATTATCTTATCTGCTCCTAAAGAATCAACCAAAGAGTATTTTTATAAGAATACTGATGCTGATGAAGTAATTTTTGTTCACAAAGGAACAGGAAAATTACGTACCATGTTAGGGAATTTAGATTTTAAATATGGTGATTATTTAGTAATTCCTAGAGGGGTTATTTACAAATTAGATTTTGATTCAGACGATAATCGTTTATTTATAGTAGAGTCTTATAGACCTGTGTATACACCTAAAAGATATAGGAATTGGTTTGGTCAATTATTAGAGCATTCTCCATTTTGTGAAAGAGACATTAGAAGACCAGAGGAGTTAGAAACTCATAATGAAAAAGGAGATTTCGTTATTAAGATTAAAAAGAAAAACGAAATTTTTGAAATGGTGTATGCTTCACATCCATTTGATGTAATTGGCTATGATGGATATAATTATCCGTATGCATTTTCTATACATGATTTTGAGCCAATAACAGGTAGAATTCACCAACCACCACCAGTACATCAGACATTTGAGACTGATGCTTTTGTAATTTGTAGTTTTGTGCCAAGATTATATGATTATCATCCTGATAGTATTCCTGCTCCATATAATCATAGTAATATTGATTCTGATGAAGTTCTGTATTATGTAGATGGTGACTTTATGAGTAGAAATGATATTGAAGCAGGACATATTTCATTGCATCCTGCAGGGATACCTCATGGGCCACATCCTGGAGCCACGGAAAGAAGTATTGGAAAAACAGATACGGAAGAGTTAGCGGTAATGGTTGATACTTTTAAACCATTAATGGTAACAGAGGAAGCTATGAAAATAGCGGATGAAGACTACTTTAAGTCTTGGTTAGAGTAA
- a CDS encoding TonB-dependent receptor, with protein sequence MKGLLTAVSIFLGIAISVAQGGDISGTVKDNNNEPLVGVNILIKGTKKGTQTDIDGKFEIKNAPGGIQEIIASFVGYKTKFIQFQAPDNTINIVLFEGNELLQEIVIDTDRANKFSRKKTAYVAKLPLKNIENSQVYSTITNQLLVSQNVNNFSDALKNAVGVDQLWPSTGRTGDGAGYYSVRGFSVQPQLVNGMPGITNGFINPSNVERVEVIKGPSATLFGSTVTSYGGLINIVTKKPYKGTGGNISLGYGSFGFKKLNVDVNTTDQSEKFSLRLNAGFQSEDSFQDAGFRKSHFFAPAISYQVSDKLALNFNYELSSTDQTNQVFLFLNRNAPLAFKNLDELNYDTNLSLTNNDVSVKNPTQNYRGEVVYKITDNITSQSIIAGGNAKSNGQYTYLYNLQANVFGLYAMNLNSETNTLNLQQNFTGDFKIGEVRNRVVLGVDYLESQTLNQDTSGSGVGIHAVNPQGQLIPLPAAFGFANLPVNKRNITAALANSANNDSDLNQNIFGAYISNVVNILPELSVMASVRYDRFDYEGDKNTPSDDPTEYTKSTFSPKFGVVFQPILNKVSVFANYQNGFSYVNPEYAINPATNQGVLLSFDLENANQFEGGVKTNLFGNKLETTLTYYNINVDNKIMGFGFTKTQDGAVKSQGIEFEANANPVDGLNVRGGFSYNDSEITRSDSNPSSVGQRFAEAGAKFNYNFWADYKFPQGTLKNFGIAGGFNGASDVNTMVDYPIAGEFILPAYTIFNAAVYYENSKFRASINANNLTDKIYYKGWSTVTPQQPRAIYGSLTYKF encoded by the coding sequence ATGAAAGGATTATTAACCGCTGTTTCTATATTTTTAGGAATAGCAATCTCAGTAGCACAAGGGGGAGACATTAGTGGTACTGTAAAAGACAATAATAATGAGCCCTTGGTAGGTGTTAACATCTTAATAAAAGGAACCAAAAAAGGGACTCAAACTGATATTGATGGTAAGTTTGAAATTAAAAATGCTCCAGGTGGCATTCAAGAAATTATAGCCTCTTTTGTTGGTTACAAAACCAAATTTATACAATTTCAAGCACCAGACAATACTATTAATATTGTATTATTTGAAGGAAACGAATTACTACAAGAAATTGTAATTGATACGGACAGAGCAAATAAATTTTCTAGAAAAAAGACTGCCTATGTAGCTAAATTACCTTTAAAAAACATTGAAAACTCACAAGTTTACAGTACAATTACTAATCAACTTTTAGTATCTCAAAATGTAAACAATTTTTCTGATGCATTGAAAAATGCAGTAGGTGTAGACCAACTATGGCCTTCTACAGGAAGAACTGGTGACGGAGCTGGTTACTACTCTGTAAGAGGTTTTTCAGTTCAACCTCAATTAGTAAATGGAATGCCTGGTATTACTAATGGATTTATAAATCCTTCTAATGTGGAGCGTGTTGAAGTTATCAAAGGTCCATCTGCCACATTATTTGGAAGTACTGTAACGTCTTATGGTGGTTTAATAAACATCGTTACCAAAAAACCATATAAAGGAACTGGTGGAAATATTAGTTTAGGCTATGGTTCTTTTGGTTTTAAAAAATTAAATGTAGATGTTAACACTACTGATCAAAGTGAAAAGTTTTCTTTACGTTTAAATGCTGGCTTCCAATCTGAAGACAGCTTTCAAGATGCTGGATTTAGAAAATCACACTTTTTTGCTCCAGCAATCTCTTATCAAGTTTCAGATAAGTTAGCGTTAAACTTTAATTATGAGCTATCATCAACTGACCAAACTAATCAAGTTTTTTTATTCTTAAACAGAAACGCTCCATTAGCTTTTAAAAATCTTGATGAATTAAATTACGACACCAATTTATCTTTAACCAACAATGATGTGTCTGTAAAAAACCCAACACAAAACTATCGTGGAGAGGTAGTTTATAAAATTACAGATAACATAACTTCTCAATCTATTATTGCTGGAGGTAATGCAAAATCTAACGGACAGTATACCTACTTATATAACCTGCAAGCAAATGTATTTGGGTTGTATGCCATGAACTTAAACTCAGAAACCAATACATTAAACCTACAACAAAACTTTACTGGTGATTTTAAAATAGGTGAAGTTCGTAATAGAGTTGTTTTAGGTGTTGATTATCTTGAGTCTCAAACCTTAAACCAAGACACTAGTGGTTCTGGAGTAGGTATACATGCAGTTAACCCACAGGGGCAACTAATACCTCTTCCTGCAGCTTTTGGTTTTGCAAATTTACCTGTTAATAAAAGAAATATTACAGCTGCTTTAGCCAATTCAGCAAACAATGATAGTGATCTTAATCAAAATATTTTTGGCGCTTACATCTCTAATGTGGTAAATATTTTACCAGAATTATCAGTAATGGCTAGTGTACGTTATGATCGCTTTGACTATGAAGGGGATAAAAACACACCTTCAGATGACCCTACAGAATATACTAAATCTACTTTTTCACCAAAGTTTGGTGTAGTTTTCCAACCTATTCTTAATAAAGTTTCAGTATTTGCAAATTATCAAAATGGATTCTCTTATGTAAATCCTGAATATGCTATCAATCCAGCTACTAACCAAGGAGTGCTTTTATCTTTCGACTTAGAGAATGCTAATCAATTTGAAGGAGGAGTTAAAACAAACTTGTTTGGAAACAAATTGGAAACTACCCTTACTTACTACAACATTAATGTAGATAATAAAATAATGGGGTTTGGCTTTACAAAAACACAGGATGGTGCTGTAAAAAGTCAAGGTATAGAATTTGAAGCAAACGCTAACCCAGTAGATGGTTTAAATGTTAGAGGTGGATTTAGTTATAATGATTCAGAAATTACACGATCTGACTCTAACCCAAGTTCAGTGGGGCAACGTTTTGCTGAAGCTGGCGCTAAGTTTAACTATAACTTTTGGGCTGATTATAAATTCCCTCAAGGGACTTTAAAGAATTTTGGAATTGCTGGTGGTTTTAACGGAGCTAGTGATGTAAATACTATGGTTGACTACCCTATTGCTGGAGAATTCATTTTGCCTGCATATACAATTTTCAATGCAGCGGTTTATTATGAAAACAGCAAATTTAGAGCTAGCATTAATGCTAATAACCTTACTGATAAAATATATTACAAAGGTTGGAGTACAGTAACTCCACAACAACCTAGAGCAATCTACGGTTCTTTAACTTATAAATTTTAA
- a CDS encoding PepSY-associated TM helix domain-containing protein: protein MKKIDFKKNVRLIHLWIGLLTGLIVFIVCITGCIYAFQKEIRLAAYPYYTVVHKNQQELTLDNLLNEYKKQSDNNVLRIYDFTETTRSTILLTEKDQQYFFSYLNPYTGNLLKEKNLASDFFVIVLYIHQNLLLGELGTQIIGWSVVVFILSLITGLILWFPKNTKVFKTKKGRKSKFSIKTKAKAKKHKVIFDLHNVLGFYASAILLVVAITGIAWTFTWVDGALYSLVTFEKKKTEKTTTITSTVFNKNALATTKQQLDYNQNNRNLFIYFLPQQDTIPLQVTAYPNDDSFGSSDNYYLQPDSGKLIKSKLDSQKNAGEKFNSLYYDIHTGSILGIGGKIIVFLAGLIGASLPVTGTMLWLHNRKKKRAKTLTQKNNQELNNNTIPMRTKISILWFFIAIGWIVHHIYGLFSVYYHESVMMEDATGEVPFVHHMYRILFEGMALLFALLTLEVSKKWFVWISFIWAIIGGLYNLYHVLSSFMYEASNISEILVLILMVIASVFLIKNLNEQRING from the coding sequence GTGAAAAAAATTGATTTTAAAAAAAACGTACGACTCATTCATTTATGGATAGGCTTGCTCACAGGTCTTATTGTTTTTATTGTATGTATTACTGGTTGTATTTATGCTTTTCAAAAAGAAATACGCTTAGCTGCATATCCTTATTACACTGTTGTTCATAAAAACCAACAAGAACTAACATTAGATAATTTATTAAACGAATACAAAAAACAATCTGACAACAATGTTCTTAGGATATACGATTTTACCGAAACCACCAGAAGTACCATTTTACTTACTGAAAAAGATCAGCAATATTTCTTTAGTTATTTAAACCCTTACACCGGTAACTTATTAAAAGAGAAAAATTTAGCTAGTGATTTTTTTGTCATTGTTTTATACATACATCAAAATCTATTACTAGGCGAATTAGGAACCCAAATAATTGGTTGGTCTGTAGTTGTTTTCATTTTATCATTAATAACCGGATTAATATTATGGTTCCCTAAAAACACTAAAGTTTTTAAAACCAAAAAGGGTAGAAAATCTAAGTTTTCTATAAAAACAAAAGCAAAAGCAAAAAAACACAAAGTTATCTTTGATTTACATAATGTATTAGGGTTTTATGCCTCTGCTATTTTATTAGTTGTAGCCATAACCGGAATAGCTTGGACTTTTACATGGGTAGATGGAGCATTATATAGTTTAGTTACTTTTGAAAAGAAGAAAACAGAAAAAACAACCACGATAACATCAACTGTTTTTAATAAAAATGCATTAGCTACCACCAAACAACAATTAGACTATAATCAAAACAACAGAAACCTTTTTATTTATTTTTTACCTCAACAGGACACCATTCCTCTTCAAGTAACAGCATATCCAAATGATGATAGTTTTGGTAGTTCAGACAATTATTACCTACAGCCTGATTCTGGTAAACTAATAAAAAGTAAACTAGACTCTCAAAAAAATGCTGGAGAAAAATTCAACTCCCTATACTACGATATCCATACTGGAAGTATTTTAGGTATTGGTGGTAAAATAATCGTTTTTCTGGCTGGGCTAATCGGAGCTTCTTTGCCAGTTACAGGTACCATGCTATGGCTACACAACAGAAAAAAGAAACGTGCAAAAACTTTAACACAAAAAAACAATCAAGAACTTAATAACAACACAATACCTATGAGAACAAAAATTTCAATTTTATGGTTTTTTATTGCCATCGGATGGATTGTACACCATATATATGGGCTTTTCAGTGTATACTACCATGAAAGTGTAATGATGGAAGACGCAACTGGAGAAGTTCCTTTTGTACACCACATGTATAGAATTCTGTTTGAAGGCATGGCTTTACTTTTTGCCTTATTAACCTTAGAGGTTTCCAAAAAATGGTTTGTTTGGATATCTTTTATATGGGCTATTATTGGAGGTTTATATAATCTATACCATGTTTTAAGCTCTTTCATGTACGAAGCTTCTAACATATCAGAGATATTAGTTTTAATATTAATGGTGATAGCCAGTGTTTTCTTAATTAAAAATTTAAACGAACAACGCATCAATGGATAA
- a CDS encoding flavodoxin, whose translation MDKIGLIYGSDTGMTEEITHSIVDQWNLSEIEVTEVSNASTSDFEQFDFLILGLSTWYDGDLQSDWESYFDEFKTIDFTGKTVAIFGLGDQYGYGEYFIDGVGMLAEVVTDNGGTVVGKWSTEGYDFTESKAEIEGEDLFYGLAIDEDNQPELTSERLKTWLEDIQKEYKKVVELALGS comes from the coding sequence ATGGATAAAATAGGATTAATATACGGTTCTGATACTGGTATGACAGAAGAAATTACACATTCTATTGTAGATCAATGGAATCTTAGTGAAATTGAAGTAACTGAAGTTAGTAATGCAAGCACCTCAGATTTTGAACAATTTGATTTTCTCATCCTAGGCTTATCAACCTGGTATGATGGCGACTTACAAAGTGACTGGGAAAGTTATTTTGATGAGTTTAAAACTATTGATTTTACAGGAAAAACGGTAGCCATTTTTGGTTTAGGAGATCAATACGGTTATGGTGAGTATTTTATTGATGGCGTGGGTATGCTTGCTGAAGTAGTTACTGATAATGGAGGTACTGTAGTAGGTAAATGGTCTACTGAAGGATACGACTTTACAGAGTCTAAAGCCGAAATTGAAGGCGAAGATTTATTTTATGGATTAGCCATTGATGAAGACAATCAACCAGAATTAACCTCTGAACGATTGAAAACTTGGCTAGAAGATATTCAGAAAGAATATAAAAAGGTTGTTGAATTAGCTCTCGGGAGCTAA
- a CDS encoding 2Fe-2S iron-sulfur cluster-binding protein produces MDNQDINIKITDREGVTHEVVAPTDMAMNLMEVVRSYELAPEGTIGICGGMAMCASCQCYVKSNHELPEMTDDEDAMLAEAFYVEDNSRLGCQIQITPDLDGLEVELAPES; encoded by the coding sequence ATGGATAACCAAGATATTAATATAAAAATTACAGATAGAGAAGGCGTAACACATGAAGTAGTTGCACCAACTGATATGGCAATGAATTTAATGGAAGTAGTACGTTCATATGAGCTGGCACCAGAAGGTACTATTGGTATTTGTGGAGGTATGGCAATGTGTGCTTCTTGTCAATGTTATGTAAAATCCAATCATGAACTTCCTGAAATGACAGATGATGAAGATGCCATGTTAGCTGAAGCTTTTTATGTAGAAGACAATAGTAGACTTGGATGTCAAATACAAATAACTCCAGATTTAGATGGTTTGGAGGTTGAATTAGCTCCCGAGAGCTAA